Proteins encoded within one genomic window of Glandiceps talaboti chromosome 3, keGlaTala1.1, whole genome shotgun sequence:
- the LOC144433404 gene encoding uncharacterized protein LOC144433404, with product MLYYLISLVLISTCVHDVSCTDEGAANQTKTIRCARCLVSLDDEQSCLMNASIPVKIFETILTSVQCRGQCYMDKYTVGGKLTMYQRGCTADCEVDNGCEGLLKTGTCRRCCDGLPFCNVALSFGAASGVVFSVAVLIISVVLTFTASFFTFMI from the exons ATGTTGTATTATCTAATAAGTTTGGTGCTCATCTCTACATGCGTTCACG ATGTTAGTTGTACCGATGAGGGCGCTGCAAACCAAACCAAAACGATAAGATGTGCTCGATGTTTGGTATCATTGGACGATGAACAATCGTGTTTGATGAACGCCAGTATCCCCGTCAAAATTTTCGAAACAATACTGACAAGTGTTCAGTGTCGTGGGCAATGTTAT ATGGATAAATATACAGTTGGAGGGAAATTAACCATGTACCAACGAGGCTGTACCGCTGATTGTGAGGTTGATAATGGTTGCGAAGGCCTGCTGAAGACAGGCACATGTCGGAGATGTTGTGATGGTTTGCCGTTTTGTAACGTTGCTTTGAGTTTCGGTGCAGCGTCTGGGGTCGTCTTCAGCGTCGCTGTGCTGATCATTTCCGTGGTTTTAACGTTTACAGCGTCGTTTTTTACATTTATGATTTGA